From Proteiniborus sp. MB09-C3, the proteins below share one genomic window:
- a CDS encoding ABC transporter permease, with translation MSNKKVNKPSNTINKKLFEFAEYDDKAAKRAGYSNYSYWRSIWQVFTQNKIAVFLLILIALVLTFTLIQPYLPNQKLPTKIYIDEDTKMQLRNHSPNMEFWFGTNSIGQDLWARIWSGTRTSLLIGIVVSLWEAAVGIIIGALWGYVRYLDRIITEIYNVINNIPTTIILILLTYIMRPSLTTMIFAMCMTGWLGMARFVRNLIVIIRDREYNLASRCLGTPTRRIITRNLLPYLVSVIMLRMALAIPAAIGYEVFLTYIGLGLPVSIPSLGNLINEGRALMMVPSLRYQLIFPAIVLSIITISFYVMGNAFADAADPRNHI, from the coding sequence ATGAGCAACAAGAAAGTCAATAAGCCATCAAATACTATAAATAAAAAACTATTTGAGTTTGCTGAATATGACGATAAAGCAGCAAAGAGAGCAGGATATTCTAATTATTCCTATTGGCGTTCTATTTGGCAGGTTTTTACCCAAAATAAAATAGCAGTTTTTCTTTTAATACTTATTGCACTAGTTTTAACTTTTACTTTAATTCAGCCATATTTACCAAATCAAAAGCTTCCGACTAAAATATATATTGATGAAGATACAAAAATGCAGCTTAGAAATCATTCTCCAAATATGGAGTTCTGGTTTGGAACTAATTCCATTGGACAGGACCTTTGGGCACGTATATGGAGTGGTACGAGAACATCATTGCTAATAGGAATAGTAGTCAGTCTTTGGGAGGCAGCTGTTGGAATCATAATAGGGGCATTGTGGGGATATGTGAGATATTTAGACCGTATAATAACTGAAATATATAATGTCATAAATAATATACCAACAACAATCATTCTAATACTCCTAACATACATAATGAGACCCAGCCTAACCACAATGATTTTTGCAATGTGTATGACAGGATGGCTAGGAATGGCACGCTTCGTACGTAATCTAATAGTAATTATCAGAGACAGAGAATATAATCTAGCCTCAAGATGCTTAGGAACTCCAACTAGAAGAATTATAACCAGAAATTTACTTCCTTACTTAGTTTCAGTAATTATGCTCAGAATGGCATTGGCTATTCCAGCAGCCATAGGCTATGAGGTTTTTTTGACATATATAGGTCTTGGGCTACCAGTTAGTATCCCATCTTTAGGGAATTTAATCAACGAAGGCAGAGCTCTTATGATGGTTCCATCCTTACGCTATCAATTGATTTTTCCAGCTATAGTCCTTTCTATTATCACTATATCATTTTATGTCATGGGGAATGCATTTGCAGATGCAGCTGACCCGAGAAATCATATTTAG
- a CDS encoding ABC transporter permease: protein MVRYSLKRLFQSLITLFIIITVVFLLMRLMPEEGYFGSGYEKLDEAQKEAVLISMGLRDPLHIQLGNFYKALLSGDLGTSIIYRPRVPVAEILKTKIPYSLYFGLAAMGISLFAGVFLGIIMARSRSKLWDKLGTGYIVFINAVPAAVYYLFLQLYVTDILKLPILFNPDKPISWILPTVSMSLGSTASYAMWMRRYMVDEISKDYVRLARAKGLKDKKIMVKHIFRNAFVPMAQYLPTSLLYTISGSIYIESLYSIPGMGGLLVDAIQRQDNSLVQALVLIYSSIGIIGLLLGDILMAAFDPRINLQKKEGAR, encoded by the coding sequence ATGGTTAGATATTCACTAAAAAGATTATTTCAATCTCTAATCACTCTGTTCATTATTATAACAGTTGTGTTTCTTTTAATGAGGCTTATGCCAGAAGAAGGATACTTTGGAAGTGGATATGAAAAGTTAGATGAGGCTCAGAAAGAGGCAGTTTTAATTAGTATGGGGCTAAGGGATCCGCTCCATATACAACTAGGCAACTTTTATAAAGCTCTTTTATCAGGTGATTTAGGAACATCAATAATTTACAGGCCTAGAGTGCCTGTAGCAGAAATTCTCAAGACTAAAATTCCTTACTCATTATATTTCGGTTTAGCAGCCATGGGAATATCTCTTTTTGCAGGTGTTTTTCTAGGAATAATCATGGCACGCAGTAGAAGTAAGCTTTGGGATAAGCTTGGTACAGGATATATTGTATTTATAAATGCAGTTCCAGCAGCAGTATATTATTTGTTTTTACAGCTATACGTTACAGATATTTTAAAGCTACCGATTTTATTTAATCCAGATAAACCTATTAGCTGGATTTTGCCAACTGTTTCCATGTCATTAGGCAGTACAGCCTCTTATGCTATGTGGATGAGACGCTATATGGTAGATGAAATAAGCAAGGATTATGTAAGACTAGCACGGGCTAAAGGACTCAAAGATAAAAAAATTATGGTTAAGCATATTTTTCGTAATGCCTTTGTCCCTATGGCTCAGTATCTACCTACATCGTTGCTGTATACAATATCAGGCTCTATCTACATAGAGTCATTATACTCAATTCCTGGTATGGGCGGATTATTAGTTGATGCTATACAAAGACAAGATAATTCATTAGTTCAAGCTTTAGTTCTTATATACTCATCAATAGGAATAATTGGTCTATTACTGGGAGATATACTTATGGCAGCATTTGATCCGCGTATAAATCTACAAAAAAAGGAGGGCGCTAGATAA
- a CDS encoding peptide ABC transporter substrate-binding protein, whose translation MKRVMALMLVLLMILAGCTKGGQNTPADAEKPKESAEGAIDIPEVVQEYRTVYSGEISTINYLVTATTNEFGLAANFVDTLIDYDRYGVPQPCLATEWKVSDDGLIWTFKLREGVKWLTYDGKEYAEVIAQDFVDAMKYILDSKNESQTANIAYSVIKNAEKFYNGEITDFNEVGVKAKDKYTLEYTLEKPTPYLLSMLTYVCFFPVNGQYLSETGESFGTDNTTILYNGAYIMKTFEPQTRRILLANDNYWDKENIHIKKITSTYNKESATLAPELFLRGETDYADVSSSIIDEWMKDPAKKDMVRPNRTGFYTYFYAFNFDPQFPAEYEPENWKKAVNNLNFRKSLFHALDRKAAMMTAEPYDPEKRISNTITPKNFVDLDGVDYTQLGDLAKFANTDSFNEIKAKEFRDKAIEELKGKATFPIKVLMPYNTGLTEWANRAQVIEQQVEGLLGTDYIDIIIDPKPPTGFLKEVRRSGNYAFLECNWGPDYADPETYTDPFYPGGTYNWPEFAEGYVEANGNTKYQNMVDAAKAEVLDNEKRYKLFAEAETFFIDQAFAIPYAVGGGGYSASKLNPFESPYSPFGVSAERYKGQKVMVKSMNSEEFTKGLAQWEKERAEALKAAGN comes from the coding sequence ATGAAAAGAGTAATGGCTTTAATGCTAGTATTACTGATGATACTAGCGGGCTGTACAAAAGGAGGGCAGAATACACCAGCTGATGCTGAAAAACCTAAAGAAAGTGCAGAGGGTGCAATAGATATCCCCGAAGTAGTGCAAGAATACAGAACAGTTTATTCCGGAGAAATATCAACAATAAACTATCTAGTAACTGCAACCACAAATGAGTTTGGGCTAGCAGCTAATTTTGTAGATACATTGATTGATTATGACAGGTATGGAGTTCCACAGCCTTGTCTGGCCACTGAGTGGAAAGTTTCCGATGACGGATTGATATGGACATTTAAGCTTCGTGAAGGAGTTAAATGGTTAACATATGATGGCAAAGAATATGCAGAAGTCATAGCTCAAGATTTCGTAGATGCTATGAAGTATATTCTTGATAGTAAAAATGAATCTCAAACTGCAAATATAGCATATTCGGTTATTAAAAATGCTGAAAAGTTTTATAATGGAGAGATTACAGATTTTAATGAAGTAGGAGTAAAAGCAAAAGACAAATATACCCTTGAATATACCCTAGAAAAGCCCACCCCATATTTACTTTCAATGCTTACTTATGTATGCTTCTTTCCAGTTAATGGCCAGTATTTAAGTGAAACAGGAGAAAGTTTTGGCACAGATAATACTACCATACTGTATAACGGAGCATATATAATGAAAACATTTGAACCTCAGACTAGAAGAATTCTTTTAGCAAACGACAACTATTGGGATAAAGAAAACATTCATATAAAAAAAATCACATCTACCTATAATAAAGAATCAGCGACACTAGCTCCGGAACTATTTTTACGTGGGGAAACAGATTATGCTGATGTTTCTTCATCAATTATTGATGAATGGATGAAAGACCCTGCAAAGAAAGATATGGTACGTCCTAATCGAACAGGATTCTATACTTATTTTTACGCTTTTAACTTTGATCCGCAATTCCCAGCAGAATATGAGCCAGAAAACTGGAAGAAAGCAGTAAACAATCTAAACTTTCGTAAATCGTTATTTCATGCATTAGATAGAAAAGCAGCTATGATGACAGCAGAGCCATATGATCCAGAAAAGAGAATATCTAACACTATTACTCCAAAGAACTTCGTTGATTTAGATGGAGTAGATTATACTCAGCTTGGAGATTTGGCTAAGTTTGCTAATACTGACTCCTTTAATGAAATAAAAGCAAAAGAATTTAGAGATAAGGCAATAGAAGAACTAAAGGGAAAGGCTACTTTTCCCATTAAGGTTCTAATGCCTTATAATACAGGCTTAACTGAATGGGCAAACCGTGCACAAGTAATAGAGCAGCAGGTGGAAGGCTTACTAGGGACAGATTATATAGATATAATCATAGATCCAAAGCCGCCTACAGGATTCTTGAAGGAAGTAAGACGTTCTGGAAATTATGCATTTTTAGAATGTAACTGGGGACCAGATTATGCAGATCCTGAAACATATACAGACCCATTCTATCCTGGTGGAACTTATAATTGGCCTGAGTTCGCAGAAGGCTATGTTGAGGCTAACGGAAACACTAAGTATCAGAACATGGTAGATGCTGCCAAAGCAGAAGTACTTGACAACGAAAAGCGTTACAAGTTATTTGCAGAAGCTGAGACATTTTTCATAGATCAAGCCTTTGCAATTCCTTATGCAGTAGGCGGTGGAGGATACTCAGCCTCCAAGCTAAATCCATTTGAATCGCCTTATTCACCATTTGGAGTTTCTGCAGAAAGATATAAAGGTCAAAAGGTTATGGTAAAATCCATGAATTCAGAAGAGTTTACTAAAGGCCTAGCACAATGGGAAAAGGAACGAGCTGAAGCATTAAAAGCTGCTGGGAATTAG
- a CDS encoding HAD family hydrolase yields the protein MIKIKAVFLDRDGVINDNKKYVNEPEDIIIYDAAKKGMELLYDSDYHIFVVTNQGGIELGHLTHEKLDKIHERLIAELKPFCKIAEIVYCPDFKNESDCRKPKPGMILELAEKYNIDLNNSWMIGDMETDIEAGRSAGCKTAKIGKKSANADVNGKDLEEVAQKITSL from the coding sequence AGCCGTTTTTTTAGATAGGGATGGTGTAATAAACGATAATAAAAAGTATGTCAATGAGCCTGAGGATATAATAATATATGATGCTGCAAAGAAGGGGATGGAACTCCTTTACGACTCTGATTATCATATTTTTGTAGTTACAAATCAAGGAGGAATTGAACTAGGGCATTTAACCCATGAAAAGCTAGATAAAATACATGAAAGACTAATTGCAGAATTAAAGCCATTCTGTAAAATAGCTGAAATAGTATACTGCCCAGATTTTAAAAATGAATCAGATTGCAGAAAACCAAAACCAGGTATGATTTTAGAATTAGCTGAAAAATATAATATAGATTTAAATAACAGTTGGATGATAGGAGATATGGAAACGGATATTGAAGCAGGAAGAAGTGCAGGCTGCAAAACAGCAAAGATAGGAAAAAAAAGCGCAAATGCAGATGTAAATGGAAAGGATTTAGAGGAGGTAGCACAGAAAATAACTAGTCTTTAA